The window CCATATattaatttggaattttttccgtgaaattttttcaaattctaAGAATTTGGCTCCTACCGATATGTTGgataaacaacaaaatcacGGAATAACTAAATAATGGTTGACGAAGAagtcgttaaaaaaaaactaaataatggTTGACGAAATAAGTTGAACcgtataaaaaaaatgatgattataAAACGtatgaaaatcaatttttacttttaacgtACCCTAATTTCATTTCCACACATTTCcctattattaataaataaacattcATGAAAAAGAGTACTATTAGGGAATACTGAATAGATATTTACTTGGCGGTTCCATAGTTGACAAGATTGGCGAAGAGGATACCAAAAGTGATGTTAAGCTGAAAGAGAATATTGAGACCACCACGGATCCTAGTAGGTGCAATCTCCGACAAGAACAATGGAACGGCTTGATTAGCGAACCCAACTCCACAACCAAGCAATATCCGGCCAGCAATAAGCATGTCTAGGTCTTGAGCCCCCGCATTGAGAGCCACAccgatgatgaagaaaacaccGGCTATGAGCATCGTTTGCCTCCGTCCGGGCCTCCTCGTCGTGTATGAAGCGAAAAGTGTTGCGGTTAGACCGGCTAAGTATAGAGAGGATTTGTAAAGTTGTAACCCTTGGTTGTCGTATTTGCAATAGTACTTGTTTTTGTCTACGCCGGCTTCTACACGTCTGTGAACCACCGGAAAAAACTTTTCGAGAAAGTCCGGCATTGTTGTCACCCCGCCTGCGTGTAGCCATATTGATGATGGGAAACCatcttaatatttttactgGTTAACCTAATTCAgaactaaattaatattttatatgggATTAGCCATGTTCAAATTCGATTTTGAGCacaagtgaaaaataaaaaaaggagtcacacttattttatttcatataaaataaaaattaaaaaactaaaatctatgACAGTTATTTTGTCACTATACTATTAAATCAAGAGCGAATTAAATCTCTAATTGCCAGACTTTTGAAAGCTaagattttagattattttgtttttcgcATTTAACGTTGAACTTGTAAGTAAAATTTCATTTGTTctaaagtattttatattagtacttaatttacaaaaataatcgCGGCATAGCGCAGATTTTTAATctagtacaatatatatatagaatagtACACGATAACACATGTTATATTAATACCGGTGACACCAATGTCGTAGCCGAACATGAGGCCTCCGGTTGCCGTCATGATGCAAGAGATGATAACTATAGGAGTTATCTTTGCCTCAAACTCCACTCCGTTCGCCGAAGCAGCAGCAAATCCCCCTCCGGCCATACTGAAGATCTCTCTTCAGAAGCTGAAACTTAAAAGTTATTTTCTCtaaaaagggtttttaaaaaaacacttaattAAAGAGACCCATTGGGATGTTTGTTTACTTCAGACTCAGTATATAGAAAACGAAGCAGTGAAGCACACAGGGAAATTGTATGTAGCCAATGGGATTTTTACACGTCTCTTATTTCACATGCTCTTGATTCATTAAGTCATTGGTCAACAAACGTGTCTGATTATCTCTATCTGCCCTTGTGTGGTGTCTCCTTAGTCCTTAggttaatatactatttttctAATTCCTATCAGCATAAGTCGTAAGTCTTCTCTTCTTGTTATTATATATCCTCGAATATTATATTTGTAGTCTTGTTAAATTGTAAGGTTCTGTCCTCTCTAATAAGAGAGATtgctacatttttttatatcGTTGTCAATATGTGAGGTATGTGAATGTGAGTGGTGCGTATGTATGTCATGTTGGTCTTAACGTCGACTTTAAAATCAACCTAAACCTATTTTCAATtactatatatgaaattattgaAATGTAGTGCGGTTATAATCGTAACAAAAATATACTGTTGGAATCGCACCGTACCGTACGGTTCTGTTTCATAAGAAATCAAACATATTTGTCGTGCGGGAACAAAATCGCTAATGTGTTGACTAATATGCACATAATAGTCCAATAAAACATCTGTTTATGTAATATGAATAAGGAGAACTTGGACTATTAAATATACATCTTCATTATCTCATAGAAGGAACAGAACACTTGCCAGAATTGGTATACTCaacaaagccaaaacaaaactttacctATTCACAAACATAGTTCAAAGTAACGAAATTTAGTACattgtcttttccttttctctatttGGTGCATTTACCAAGCTCTGATGCACTCTCTTCTGCTTCTACTTCGGTATGACTCTTAAACCAATTTAGAGCCGTGTTGAAGGATCAAAGCCGTTAGATTTACCATTACTCTTCTCAGCACTCACAAACATTTGATTTTTGTCATCATCCATGAACCTAGCCCAGAACCAATGCTTCTTCCACACTCTCTCAGTCATCTCCTCGATCGGAACGTTCTTAGTCTCAGGAAGTAGAAACATCACAAACACAGACATAATCAGAACCCACGCcgaaaagaagatgaatatcCCAAACTTGAAATGGCAAAGCATGGAAAGGAAAGCTTGAGCGATAATAAACGTGAAGAGCAAGTTAACGCAGACCGTCACACTTTGTCCCGCGGAACGTGTCTCTAGAGGGAATGTCTCACTCGGGATTAACCACCCGAGCGGTCCCCAAGACCACGCGAAAGCAGCCACGTAAGTGCAGATCATTACCACGACTAAAATTGCAAAACCTTTGGAAAGATTTGTAGAGTGATCTGTGACTTTGATGCCGAGGATGATGGCGATTACGAATTGAGAGAAGAACATTTGAACTCCAGCTTCAAGGAGTAGAACCCGGCGACCGACTTTGTCAACGGAGTAGATTGAGACTAAAGTAGAGAGCACGTTGACTGCTCCGGTAACCACAGCAGAGTAAAGAGAAGCATCACTGCCAAACCCTAATGTGTTGAACAGAACAGGTGCGTAGAACATAATCGCGTTGATTCCAGTACATTGTTGGAATATctgcaaatataaaaaaaaaataaacatcaaatGCAAATCCTACTTTGTAAACTTTCAAAATTGAACACAATGGAATCGAAATTATTGAAACTTGACAAACAATTTAGGGTTTCTTGATCCTAAATTAAGAGCCCTGTTTAAAGTCTCCAAATAGGATTCAACTACTAACCTGTAAAGCGACGGCGATAACAAGCTGAGGACGATTTCTACGTTGAAGAAGGTTTCTAAAAGGGTGTTTAACTTCTTTAGCAAGCCGACTAGCTTCAAGTAGATCAGCAAACTCTGGTTCGACATTATCGGTACCTCTAATACGACGGAGTACAGCTTTACCTTCATCGAGACGACCTCTTTCGACTAAACTGTTCGGTGTCTCCGTCACCATTAAAGCTCCGACCGTTAGAAGAAGCGCGGGAATTCCAGCCAAACCTAAGGATAATCTCCATCCCCATCCTCCTTTAATCCTGCAAACATTTCAAAATTCATTTAGCGGACTCAGTTTTAACTCCACTATGGGCCTTTAGGCCTACATATAAGCCCATTAGCTAGCTACGTGACAGATCACCGTAAGCATTTAAAGTCAACGTGGAGAAAAAACAATTGTTAGCGACGACTACGTTCAGTGAGACGTAGGCATGTGGATAGAATTTGCTGAAATCGCGGACGACTTTTTTGATCtacttattttaaatatataaaaaatttgtcgaaatttataaagttaaaatgctttttttaatgataatattatgaaaaaggtctgaaattttgaaaaggttataaataaatataaacaaacacggGAGACAGCCaaaaagtttgacaaaaaaagaacagtAAATTTGGATAACTTTAGAAAGTACATGAAACgaaatcttcttttctttttctttaacaacaAATTAAGGTTTGTGTGAAGTGAAAGAGACAAGTCATGTGGATATTTTTCAATAGTGTCATGTTAAagcaaaaacttcaaaaattaTGGCCACCATATATTAATTTGGATTATGTatttttcgtttaaaaaaatctcaaacccTAAGTTTAGTTTCCactcatttttttcatattatatatcagataaaaatagaaaaaagtatTAAGGAAGAGATATTTACTTGGCGGTTCCATAGTTGACAAGATTGGCAAAGAGGATACCAATAGTGACATTAAGCTGAAAGAGAATGTTAAGACCACCACGGATCCTAGTAGGTGCAATCTCCGACAAGAACAAAGGAACGGCTTGATTAGCGAATCCAACTCCACAACCAAGCAATATCCGGCCTGCGATAAGCATGGCTAGGTCTTGAGCCCCAGCGTTGAGAGCCACACCGATGATGAAGAAAACGCCGGCTATGAGCATAGTTAGCCTTCGTCCGAGCGTTCTCGTCGTGTATGAAGCGAAGAACGTAGCGGTTAGACCGGCTAAGTATAGAGATGAGGTGAAAAGTTGTAGCCCTTGGTTGTCGTATTTGCAGTAGTTGCTTTTGTCGGCTCCGGCTTCTACTCGTCTGTGAACCGCCNAAATTAAGGTTTGTGTGAAGTGAAAGAGACAAGTCATGTGGATATTTTTCAATAGTGTCATGTTAAagcaaaaacttcaaaaattaTGGCCACCATATATTAATTTGGATTATGTatttttcgtttaaaaaaatctcaaacccTAAGTTTAGTTTCCactcatttttttcatattatatatcagataaaaatagaaaaaagtatTAAGGAAGAGATATTTACTTGGCGGTTCCATAGTTGACAAGATTGGCAAAGAGGATACCAATAGTGACATTAAGCTGAAAGAGAATGTTAAGACCACCACGGATCCTAGTAGGTGCAATCTCCGACAAGAACAAAGGAACGGCTTGATTAGCGAATCCAACTCCACAACCAAGCAATATCCGGCCTGCGATAAGCATGGCTAGGTCTTGAGCCCCAGCGTTGAGAGCCACACCGATGATGAAGAAAACGCCGGCTATGAGCATAGTTAGCCTTCGTCCGAGCGTTCTCGTCGTGTATGAAGCGAAGAACGTAGCGGTTAGACCGGCTAAGTATAGAGATGAGGTGAAAAGTTGTAGCCCTTGGTTGTCGTATTTGCAGTAGTTGCTTTTGTCGGCTCCGGCTTCTACTCGTCTGTGAACCGCCGGAAAGAACTTTTTGAGAAAGTCTGGCATCGATGTCACTCCACCTGCATAGTCATATTGACGATGTAaaaccatttaattttttaccGTTTAAGCTGATTTTGAACTTAGAAGATACTCATACTATCATAGTGcccaaaatattgtttattaatgTTGATGTGTCATAACCAATGTTCAAATCCAACATTGAGCATATGTGTTGTGTATGCgacaaaataaaaaggaatcaATTATGCCAAAACAAAGAGGAAAACTAAACCCTATGACACTAATTTTGTCAATATACTAGTCAAACGAGGACGgtctagctagctagctagatCTTTTAGTTGCCAAACTTTAATTTGTAAGCTaagattttagattattttcttacttgaactaattaattaacatcGAGCTAGTTAGTGAATATTCATTTTGataaagtgttttttttctttcaattagtCCTCCATACGTTAGGTGAAATGGTTCTACCAAAGAAGTTATTGGTGGTAGTTgaaaacataagcaaaaatcATTACTTGAGAAAACTTGCACTAAAAAAACTTATGTatccataaaatttaaaacttgcTCTACTTTTTGTGTAGTATAAGATAAAAGGATTGTATTATACCTATAGAAAGAGACCTAATTAAGAGATCTGAATATTCTTACCGGAGACACCAACGTCGTAACCAAACATGAGACCGCCGGTAGCAGCCATGATGCAAGAGATGATGACTATAGGAGTTATCTTTGCCTCAAACTCCACTCCGTTCGCCGAAGTGGCAAATCCTCCTCCGGCCATCCTGAGGATCTCTTCAGAAAGCTCAAATCTAAGAAGTTATTTTCTcttaaagagttaaaaaaaaggaaacacttAGTTAAAGAGACCATTGCGGTGTTACTTCATTATATAGAGAAGATGAGGCAGTGAAGCCCAAATAGAAATTGTCTGCAGCCAATGAGATTCTTACACGTCTCTATTTATGTTCACATGCTTCTGAGTCATCAAGTCATTGGTCAACAAACGTTTCTTCTATCTCCTTCTGCTTTATGTGGCGTCTCCTTAGTCCTTAGTTGAATATACAATTTGCCTATCATCATAAGTCATAAGCTCTCTTTCTTGTTATAATATTATCCtcgaattttatatttttgttatgttaaaTTATAAGATTCTCCTCTCTTATTAGAGAGATTGTTACATTTTCTTATATCGCTGTCAATGTGTTGTGAAAATCTTGCTACCGGCCTAAGCAAATATCTCGTATATTCCTTTTAGAATATGAACGATTTTGGCCGTTACCCTCGTGTGTTCATACAAATTAGCCGATGTCATGTAACGTGTATATCAGGTCATGGTCATGTGTATCGGTAGGTTCTTACTGAATTTCtcagaataaaaataaatcaaaaagaaaaaaaaaatattttaataaaaagaatggAAAATAGATTCTCAAGGTTTTCAATATTAGAAACTCATAAAATCCATTCCTCATGTAACACATATCACTTTCTAAGTTGTTAGAAtttgttataataaattaattctacaaaaaatttaaaatcttaattaaacagtttatttgttattatttgttatttttttattttttataaatcataaaataaaactagCTATTTAACAAGTTCCattttgcataatattatttagttcatattattttaaag is drawn from Camelina sativa cultivar DH55 chromosome 8, Cs, whole genome shotgun sequence and contains these coding sequences:
- the LOC104706959 gene encoding sugar transport protein 13-like isoform X1, coding for MAGGGFATSANGVEFEAKITPIVIISCIMAATGGLMFGYDVGVSGGVTSMPDFLKKFFPAVHRRVEAGADKSNYCKYDNQGLQLFTSSLYLAGLTATFFASYTTRTLGRRLTMLIAGVFFIIGVALNAGAQDLAMLIAGRILLGCGVGFANQAVPLFLSEIAPTRIRGGLNILFQLNVTIGILFANLVNYGTAKIKGGWGWRLSLGLAGIPALLLTVGALMVTETPNSLVERGRLDEGKAVLRRIRGTDNVEPEFADLLEASRLAKEVKHPFRNLLQRRNRPQLVIAVALQIFQQCTGINAIMFYAPVLFNTLGFGSDASLYSAVVTGAVNVLSTLVSIYSVDKVGRRVLLLEAGVQMFFSQFVIAIILGIKVTDHSTNLSKGFAILVVVMICTYVAAFAWSWGPLGWLIPSETFPLETRSAGQSVTVCVNLLFTFIIAQAFLSMLCHFKFGIFIFFSAWVLIMSVFVMFLLPETKNVPIEEMTERVWKKHWFWARFMDDDKNQMFVSAEKSNGKSNGFDPSTRL
- the LOC104706959 gene encoding sugar transport protein 13-like isoform X3, producing MLIAGVFFIIGVALNAGAQDLAMLIAGRILLGCGVGFANQAVPLFLSEIAPTRIRGGLNILFQLNVTIGILFANLVNYGTAKIKGGWGWRLSLGLAGIPALLLTVGALMVTETPNSLVERGRLDEGKAVLRRIRGTDNVEPEFADLLEASRLAKEVKHPFRNLLQRRNRPQLVIAVALQIFQQCTGINAIMFYAPVLFNTLGFGSDASLYSAVVTGAVNVLSTLVSIYSVDKVGRRVLLLEAGVQMFFSQFVIAIILGIKVTDHSTNLSKGFAILVVVMICTYVAAFAWSWGPLGWLIPSETFPLETRSAGQSVTVCVNLLFTFIIAQAFLSMLCHFKFGIFIFFSAWVLIMSVFVMFLLPETKNVPIEEMTERVWKKHWFWARFMDDDKNQMFVSAEKSNGKSNGFDPSTRL
- the LOC104706959 gene encoding sugar transport protein 13-like isoform X2: MAGGGFATSANGVEFEAKITPIVIISCIMAATGGLMFGYDVGVSGGVTSMPDFLKKFFPAVHRRVEAGADKSNYCKYDNQGLQLFTSSLYLAGLTATFFASYTTRTLGRRLTMLIAGVFFIIGVALNAGAQDLAMLIAGRILLGCGVGFANQAVPLFLSEIAPTRIRGGLNILFQLNVTIGILFANLVNYGTAKIKGGWGWRLSLGLAGIPALLLTVGALMVTETPNSLVERGRLDEGKAVLRRIRGTDNVEPEFADLLEASRLAKEVKHPFRNLLQRRNRPQLVIAVALQIFQQCTGINAIMFYAPVLFNTLGFGSDASLYSAVVTGAVNVLSTLVSIYSVDKVGRRVLLLEAGVQMFFSQFVIAIILGIKVTDHSTNLSKGFAILVVVMICTYVAAFAWSWGPLGWLIPSETFPLETRSAGQSVTVCVNLLFTFIIAQAFLSMLCHFKFGIFIFFSAWVLIMSVFVMFLLPETKNVPIEEMTERVWKKHWFWARFMDDDKNQMFVSAEKSNGKSNGFDPSTRL